A region from the Rosa rugosa chromosome 6, drRosRugo1.1, whole genome shotgun sequence genome encodes:
- the LOC133717477 gene encoding protein yippee-like isoform X2, with amino-acid sequence MGRLFVLSLEGKIYSCKHCRTHLALCEDIVSKSFQSRHGKAYLFSKVVNVTCGETEERLMMTGMHTVADIFCVGCGSIVGWKYETAHEKGQKYKEGKSVLERVKISGPEGNNYWVSHGAHIGGSDADDA; translated from the exons ATGGGAAGGTTGTTTGTGCTGAGTCTTGAGGGGAAGATCTATAGCTGCAAGCACTGCCGGACCCATCTTGCTCTTTGTGAAGACATAGTTTCCaag TCTTTCCAGTCCAGGCATGGGAAGGCTTATCTCTTCAGTAAGGT AGTGAACGTAACTTGTGGAGAGACTGAAGAGAGATTGATGATGACCGGGATGCACACTGTTGCTGACATTTTCTGTGTTGGATGTGGATCAATAGTGGGGTGGAAATAT GAGACTGCTCATGAAAAGGGCCAGAAGTACAAGGAAGGCAAATCCGTCCTTGAGCG GGTGAAGATATCGGGTCCTGAAGGAAACAATTATTGGGTCAGTCATGGAGCGCATATCGGTGGCAGCGATGCAGATGACGCTTAA
- the LOC133717477 gene encoding protein yippee-like isoform X1 yields the protein MGRLFVLSLEGKIYSCKHCRTHLALCEDIVSKSFQSRHGKAYLFSKVYVIIISIYVHRVNVTCGETEERLMMTGMHTVADIFCVGCGSIVGWKYETAHEKGQKYKEGKSVLERVKISGPEGNNYWVSHGAHIGGSDADDA from the exons ATGGGAAGGTTGTTTGTGCTGAGTCTTGAGGGGAAGATCTATAGCTGCAAGCACTGCCGGACCCATCTTGCTCTTTGTGAAGACATAGTTTCCaag TCTTTCCAGTCCAGGCATGGGAAGGCTTATCTCTTCAGTAAGGT ATATGTGATTATCATCTCCATTTATGTTCACAGAGTGAACGTAACTTGTGGAGAGACTGAAGAGAGATTGATGATGACCGGGATGCACACTGTTGCTGACATTTTCTGTGTTGGATGTGGATCAATAGTGGGGTGGAAATAT GAGACTGCTCATGAAAAGGGCCAGAAGTACAAGGAAGGCAAATCCGTCCTTGAGCG GGTGAAGATATCGGGTCCTGAAGGAAACAATTATTGGGTCAGTCATGGAGCGCATATCGGTGGCAGCGATGCAGATGACGCTTAA
- the LOC133717784 gene encoding chlorophyll a-b binding protein CP29.3, chloroplastic: protein MATTTAAVTSHFFGAQLQNPSPSFGKFQALFSFGKKSPPPPPKKAPKKPETDRLVWFPGAQPPKWLDGSLVGDRGFDPFGLGKPTEYLQFDYDGLDQNLAKNLAGDVIGTRIEASDLNPTPLQPYTEVFGLQRFRECELIHGRWAMLGSLGALAVEGLTGVAWQDAGKVELVEGSSYLGLPLPFNITTLIWIEVLVLGYIEFQRNAELDPEKRLYPGGKFFDPLGLAADPEEKERLQLAEIKHARLAMVVFLVFGIQAAVTGKGPISFLATFNK from the exons ATGGCCACCACCACAGCTGCCGTCACGTCACATTTCTTCGGAGCTCAactccaaaaccctagccctagCTTCGGAAAGTTCCAAGCTCTCTTTAGCTTCGGCAAGaagtcaccaccaccaccgccaaaGAAGGCCCCCAAGAAGCCGGAGACCGACCGGCTTGTGTGGTTCCCCGGCGCCCAACCACCCAAATGGCTCGATGGTTCCCTCGTAGGCGACCGCGGATTTGATCCATTCGGGCTGGGGAAGCCGACGGAGTACTTGCAGTTTGACTACGACGGGTTGGACCAGAACCTGGCCAAGAACTTGGCTGGTGATGTGATCGGGACCAGGATCGAAGCTTCGGACCTCAATCCGACGCCGTTGCAGCCGTACACGGAGGTTTTCGGGCTGCAGAGGTTCAGAGAGTGCGAGCTGATTCATGGGAGGTGGGCAATGCTTGGCTCTCTTGGAGCTCTAGCTGTCGAGGGTCTCACTGGTGTTGCATGGCAAGACGCTGGGAAG GTTGAATTGGTTGAGGGATCATCCTACCTTGGTCTTCCACTTCCCTTTAACATTACCACCTTGATATGGATCGAGGTGTTGGTACTAGGGTACATTGAGTTCCAAAGGAATGCAGAACTCGACCCCGAGAAGAGGCTATACCCGGGTGGCAAGTTTTTTGATCCATTGGGTTTGGCCGCCGACCCAGAAGAGAAGGAAAGACTTCAACTGGCTGAGATCAAGCATGCTCGTCTGGCTATGGTGGTCTTCCTTGTTTTCGGTATTCAAGCAGCTGTGACCGGAAAAGGACCTATCAGTTTTCTAGCTACCTTTAACAAATAA
- the LOC133718350 gene encoding high mobility group B protein 1-like, with the protein MKAAKGKGTLKKDKKEVLKPVDDRKVGKRKAVAEVNKSSGKLAKNSKSAKKDPNKPKKPASAFFVFLEEFRITYKQEHPNVKAVSAVGKAGGAKWKSMSAAEKAPYEAKAAKRKTEYEKLMNAYNTKQEDTDGDDDEEPEKPKASVTHEDEESGEEDDEDDDDEDDED; encoded by the exons ATGAAGGCTGCCAAAGGCAAAGGAACTTTGAAGAAGGACAAGAAAGAAGTATTGAAGCCTGTTGACGACAG AAAGGTGGGAAAGCGAAAGGCAGTGGCTGAGGTTAACAAGAGCAGCGGAAAATTGGCCAAGAACTCAAAATCGGCCAAAAAGGACCCTAACAAACCAAAGAAGCCTGCTagtgctttttttgtttttct TGAAGAGTTCAGAATAACTTACAAGCAAGAGCACCCGAATGTGAAAGCTGTGTCAGCT GTGGGGAAAGCTGGCGGAGCAAAGTGGAAATCTATGTCTGCCGCG GAGAAAGCTCCATATGAAGCTAAAGCAGCTAAAAGGAAAACGGAGTATGAAAAACTTATGAATGCCTACAACACTAAACAG GAGGATAcggatggtgatgatgatgaagaaccTGAAAAACCAAAAGCCAGCGTGACCCATGAAGATGAGGAGAGTGGGGAG gaagatgatgaagatgacgatgatgaggatgatgaagatTGA
- the LOC133715318 gene encoding arginyl-tRNA--protein transferase 2 produces the protein MAGKMKRSEASSSSRSSNNNSNHRAETVVVDYGKNKSTCGYCKSKARTSISHGLWAQSVTINDYQDLLDRGWRRSGCFLYKPEMDKTCCPAYTIRLKAADFVASKEQLRVTRRMQRFLGGALECKRPGESTEGPNASKDTRGQTPLGVSSSAPNNSGEKDGEEKIMNYLSDQVDKAICSCSERGELPDIQSPKASVKKVLQAKRKLLAEGSEDLLYSSNIAFQLAAAIRRCLPEYKESHKGRQSGHIAEENGLSPKLIAEKLESSLNQLGNTSGLSVKACNGHLNFYSATKPAPSHGSAQIVSNSNRSASRSESKGCSLKNNSEYTQVKRQRLEIRLKRSSFDSEEYALYRRYQMMVHNDTPDHVAEGSYRRFLVDTPLIYIPPTNDGTVPPCGFGSFHQQYVIDGKLVAVGVIDILPKCLSSKYLFWDPDFAFLSLGKYSALQEINWVKENQLLCPTLQYYYLGYYIHSCSKMRYKAAYRPSELLCPLRYRWVAFDISKPLLDTNKYAVLSDWTISQDRDSSSLDVSEDVMEIQYDDIGQDSEVLMYDEGMIEPEYESSDNEPHLAYVDVENGDAGNVLIGLNGSRVRFKDIKQAFVPTERSYLESQLSRYTEVVGEELAERMVYSIEP, from the exons ATGGCAGGGAAGATGAAGAGGAGCGAGGCCAGCAGCAGCAGCCGaagcagcaacaacaacagtAACCACAGAGCCGAAACCGTCGTCGTCGATTACGGCAAGAACAAAAGCACCTGCGGCTACTGCAAATCCAAAGCTCGCACCAGCATCTCTCACG GTCTGTGGGCGCAGAGCGTTACGATTAATGACTATCAAG ATCTTCTTGACCGGGGTTGGAGAAGATCTGGTTGTTTCCTTTACAAACCGGAGATGGACAAAACGTGCTGCCCTGCTTATACTATTCGTTTGAAAGCTGCTGATTTTGTTGCTTCGAAAGAGCAGCTTCGGGTGACTAGACGAATGCAGAG GTTTTTAGGTGGTGCCTTGGAATGTAAACGGCCAGGGGAGTCTACAGAGGGTCCAAATGCGTCCAAGGATACACGTGGCCAGACCCCCCTTGGAGTTTCAAGCTCAGCTCCCAACAACAGTGGAGAGAAAGATGGGGAAGAGAAAATTATGAATTACTTGTCAGATCAAGTTGATAAAGCAATTTGTTCATGCTCAGAAAGAGGGGAGCTTCCTGACATTCAATCTCCAAAAGCTTCTGTTAAAAAGGTTTTGCAAGCCAAAAGAAAGCTATTAGCTGAAGGGTCTGAAGATCTCTTATACTCCAGCAATATTGCATTTCAACTAGCGGCTGCTATAAGACGGTGTCTACCAGAATATAAGGAATCCCACAAGGGAAGACAATCGGGACACATTGCAGAGGAGAATGGGTTGTCTCCAAAACTCATTGCTGAAAAGCTAGAAAGTTCATTAAATCAGTTGGGGAACACTTCTGGTCTATCAGTAAAGGCTTGCAATGGTCACTTAAATTTTTATTCTGCCACGAAACCTGCTCCCTCACATGGAAGTGCTCAAATCGttagcaactccaacagatctGCTTCCAGGTCGGAAAGTAAAGGCTGCAGTTTGAAAAATAACTCTGAATATACTCAGGTGAAGAGGCAGAGGCTTGAGATTCGTCTTAAAAGGTCCAGTTTTGATTCAGAAGAGTATGCCTTATATAGAAGATATCAAATGATGGTGCATAATGATACCCCTGACCATGTTGCAGAAGGCTCATATAGGAGGTTCTTAGTTGATACTCCCTTAATATATATTCCCCCAACTAATGATGGTACAGTTCCCCCATGTGGCTTTGGCTCTTTCCATCAGCAATATGTAATTGATGGCAAACTTGTTGCAGTTGGTGTTATAGACATTCTTCCTAAATGTTTGTCCAGTAAATATTTATTCTGGGATCCAGACTTTGCGTTCCTATCACTAGGGAAGTATTCAGCACTGCAAGAAATAAATTGGGTGAAAGAGAATCAACTCCTTTGCCCTACTCTTCAATATTATTATCTTGGTTACTACATCCACTCCTGCAGTAAGATGAGATATAAGGCAGCGTATCGCCCGTCCGAGCTACTGTGCCCTCTTCGTTACCG GTGGGTTGCTTTTGATATTTCCAAGCCTTTGCTTGATACAAACAAGTATGCTGTTTTATCAGATTGGACCATCTCTCAAGATAGGGACTCCTCATCACTTGATGTTTCTGAAGATGTCATGGAAATACAATATGATGACATTGGCCAAGATAGTGAGGTTCTTATGTATGATGAAGGGATGATTGAGCCTGAATATGAAAGCTCTGACAATGAACCACATCTGGCATATGTTGATGTAGAAAATGGAGATGCCGGTAACGTTTTAATCGGGTTGAACGGATCTCGTGTGAGATTCAAG GATATAAAGCAAGCTTTTGTTCCCACAGAACGAAGTTACTTGGAATCCCAGTTGAGTAGATACACAGAAGTTGTAGGTGAAGAGCTCGCTGAACGAATGGTTTATTCAATTGAGCCCTAA